A window from Citrus sinensis cultivar Valencia sweet orange chromosome 5, DVS_A1.0, whole genome shotgun sequence encodes these proteins:
- the LOC102620829 gene encoding LOW QUALITY PROTEIN: sugar transporter ERD6-like 8 (The sequence of the model RefSeq protein was modified relative to this genomic sequence to represent the inferred CDS: deleted 1 base in 1 codon), which translates to MVFFSTFVAVCGSFEFGSCVGYSSPAQFGIMADLKESYAEYSLFGSILTIGAIIGAITSGRIADWVARKGAMRIASVICIVGWLTISVSSAAPLLDFGRFLTGCGIGVMSYVVPVYIAEITPKNLRGALATVNQLFIVTGALFAYVIGVLMSWRILALTGIVPCLVMLVGLFFIPESPRWLAMIGKNQEFEVALSMVRGPNVDVSRELNEILESLALINQLPRVNILDLFNRRNIRFVNVGVGLMVFQQAVGINGNIYYAAQIFKSAGVSPNLGSILYASLRVVLTAFGATLMDKAGRRPLLMISIVGLLLGNLLTGMSFLLKVHHLAPDAVPILAVVRVMVYIAFYSIGMGPIPWVIMSEIFPLNIKGPGGSLVTLVNWIGSWAISYSLILLMTWSSCGKSSLYMQN; encoded by the exons ATGGTTTTCTTCAGTACATTTGTTGCAGTTTGTGGCTCTTTCGAGTTTGGATCGTGT GTGGGTTATTCATCACCAGCCCAGTTTGGCATTATGGCTGACCTTAAAGAGTCTTATGCAGAG TACTCACTCTTTGGATCTATATTGACTATTGGAGCCATCATTGGTGCAATCACAAGTGGACGCATTGCTGATTGGGTTGCCAGGAAAGGG GCTATGAGGATTGCATCGGTTATATGCATAGTGGGATGGCTAACAATCTCCGTATCTTCA GCTGCTCCCCTGCTGGATTTTGGGAGATTTTTAACAGGATGTGGAATTGGAGTTATGTCTTATGTG GTCCCGGTTTATATTGCTGAGATAACTCCGAAAAACCTCAGGGGAGCTCTGGCAACAGTAAATCAG CTCTTCATTGTCACAGGGGCGCTTTTTGCCTATGTAATTGGTGTATTGATGTCTTGGAGGATACTGGCTCTAACCG GAATTGTCCCTTGTTTGGTTATGTTAGTAGGACTCTTTTTCATTCCTGAGTCTCCCAGATGGCTG GCAATGATTGGTAAAAATCAGGAATTTGAAGTTGCCCTAAGCATGGTTCGCGGACCTAATGTTGATGTGTCCAGAGAACTGAATGAAATTCTA GAATCCTTGGCACTTATTAATCAACTTCCCCGAGTTAATATACTAGACTTGTTCAACCGGAGGAACATCCGCTTTGTCAAT GTTGGAGTTGGATTAATGGTGTTTCAACAAGCAGTTGGAATAAATGGT AACATATACTATGCTGCTCAAATTTTTAAGTCCGCAG GAGTTTCTCCCAACCTTGGAAGCATTCTATATGCTTCTCTGCGGGTTGTTCTCACAGCATTCGGCGCAACCTTGATGGATAAAGCTGGAAGAAGACCCCTTTTAATG ATTTCTATAGTTGGCCTATTGCTTGGCAATCTCTTAACTGGAATGTCCTTCCTTTTGAAGGT TCATCATTTGGCTCCCGATGCTGTTCCAATCCTTGCAGTCGTTAGAGTCATG GTTTACATTGCCTTCTATTCAATCGGGATGGGACCAATTCCTTGGGTTATAATGTCCGAG ATTTTCCCACTCAATATAAAGGGTCCAGGTGGGAGCCTAGTGACTCTAGTGAACTGGATTGGTTCATGGGCCATTTCCTACTCTTTAATCCTTCTTATGACTTGGAGCTCATGTGGTAAGTCTTCTTTGTACAtgcaaaattga
- the LOC107177268 gene encoding probable LRR receptor-like serine/threonine-protein kinase RKF3, whose amino-acid sequence MSLFLSIFFALVSVLSSVSSSSGNLSESPCPLNFDAIRRLVNEGPKRPMLTDMNTQCQIVLQGIRLLRAEYLRTNGYFLPPVNSSCYESCRNFVTEFVQGFDIRTSCGYYPELISEACMNITSRAQFESLIPKSKLQEIKRHCSQSLENSYACDSCTSKLSSLSEILRHGPGNGNGNVSDCSGYPYLYAAAVVNQFGPIDRATARCLFSLYFSARQSSLNKRHEIVIYGLVLGSVIGILGAFTAFWFLFTRSKKSEERVVKVTDNDEPSLVLESRSSNLARFKIEEIKAATMNFSRENIIGKGGYGNVYKGMLPNGTEVAVKRFKNCSKAGDANFKHEVEIIASVKHVNLVALRGYSTATVPLEGHQRIIVCDLLHNGSLYDHLFRSGMKKLSWPIRLRIALGTARGLAYLHFGVQPAIIHRDIKASNILLDEAFEAKVGDFGLAKFNPEGITHLSTRVAGTLGYVAPEYALYGKLTPGSDVYSFGVVLLELLSGKKACEIIQGKSVLLSDWAWELVKEGKTLDVIEENMPEMELPEMMEQYVLTAAICAHPILQARPTMDQIVKILETDVPVRSILASYVASFNREEISVSSSYMSSSAESS is encoded by the coding sequence ATGTCACTCTTcctatcaattttctttgcatTAGTTTCAGTCTTATCATCAGTTTCGAGCTCCAGTGGGAACCTTTCTGAATCCCCATGTCCGCTAAACTTTGACGCCATCCGAAGATTAGTCAATGAAGGTCCCAAAAGGCCTATGCTGACTGATATGAACACACAGTGCCAAATTGTTCTCCAAGGCATCCGTTTGCTTCGAGCGGAGTATCTTAGAACGAATGGCTACTTTCTTCCTCCTGTAAACAGTTCCTGCTATGAATCTTGCAGGAACTTTGTTACCGAATTTGTACAAGGTTTTGACATCAGAACGTCATGTGGGTACTATCCTGAATTGATTTCCGAAGCCTGTATGAATATAACATCTCGGGCACAATTTGAGAGCCTGATTCCGAAGTCCAAATTGCAGGAGATTAAGCGTCATTGCAGTCAATCCCTAGAGAACAGTTATGCTTGTGATTCATGCACAAGCAAGTTGTCAAGTCTCAGCGAAATCTTACGTCATGGTCCTGGAAATGGAAATGGAAATGTCTCGGACTGTTCAGGGTACCCATATCTGTATGCCGCTGCTGTTGTTAATCAATTCGGACCAATTGATAGAGCAACCGCTAGGTGtttgttttcactttatttttctGCGCGTCAATCCAGTTTGAACAAGAGGCATGAGATTGTTATCTATGGGCTTGTGTTAGGTTCTGTTATTGGGATCCTGGGGGCTTTTACCGCATTTTGGTTTCTGTTCACTCGATCGAAGAAATCTGAGGAGAGGGTGGTGAAAGTTACCGACAATGATGAGCCTAGTTTGGTCCTCGAAAGCAGAAGCAGCAATTTGGCCAGGTTCAAGATTGAGGAGATAAAGGCGGCGACAATGAATTTTTCTAGGGAAAATATTATTGGGAAAGGAGGATATGGGAATGTTTACAAGGGAATGTTGCCTAATGGGACTGAAGTTGCAGTCAAAAGGTTCAAGAATTGCTCTAAAGCTGGTGATGCGAACTTCAAACATGAAGTTGAGATTATTGCAAGTGTTAAGCACGTGAATCTTGTTGCTTTGAGAGGTTACTCTACAGCAACAGTTCCTCTGGAAGGTCACCAGAGAATAATCGTGTGTGATTTATTGCATAATGGGAGCCTCTATGATCATCTCTTCAGATCAGGAATGAAGAAACTGAGCTGGCCAATACGTCTAAGAATCGCCCTTGGAACTGCCCGAGGATTGGCCTATTTGCACTTCGGGGTGCAGCCTGCAATAATCCACAGAGACATCAAAGCCAGCAACATACTTTTGGATGAAGCATTTGAGGCAAAAGTGGGAGATTTCGGCCTGGCAAAGTTCAATCCTGAAGGAATCACACATCTGAGTACAAGGGTGGCCGGAACTTTGGGCTATGTAGCGCCGGAATATGCTCTATACGGGAAGCTAACCCCGGGAAGTGATGTTTATAGCTTTGGGGTGGTGTTGCTTGAGCTATTGAGCGGGAAAAAAGCATGTGAAATAATCCAAGGAAAATCCGTGCTCTTGAGTGATTGGGCATGGGAATTAGTGAAAGAAGGAAAAACGTTGGATGttattgaagaaaatatgCCAGAAATGGAATTGCCTGAAATGATGGAGCAATACGTGCTCACTGCTGCCATTTGTGCTCATCCTATACTGCAAGCTAGGCCAACAATGGACcaaattgttaaaattttggaaacaGATGTTCCGGTTCGTTCGATTCTTGCATCATATGTTGCTTCTTTTAACAGAGAGGAGATTAGTGTGAGCTCAAGTTATATGTCAAGTTCCGCAGAGAGTAGCTGA
- the LOC112498235 gene encoding receptor-like cytosolic serine/threonine-protein kinase RBK2 isoform X3: MHVWNNANDSSNVPQKKSQNEIVLVAHKKQSKMLTSSASACDLRFSDVNNGSLDASSPRGVLDSCFRGSESEASFKENTTQSESPSKSRALTNWSRFFKLWKKKSTKHLRTFHPLAMPKLSREKSRSTREDPDLTHIYNYRSSLKEFTLSELQTATKNFSSENLIGKGGYAEVYKGCLQDGTLVAVKRLTKGTVDEKTCGFLCEIGIIAYVDHPNTAKLVGCDSDGIHLVFQLSPLGSLASILHGSKDKPDWSKRYRIALGTANGLTYLHEGCQKRIIHRDIKADNILLTEDYEPQICDFGLAKWLPRQWTHHNVSKFEGTFGYFAPEYFMHGIVDEKTDVYSFGVLLLELITGRRAVDHLQQSVVIWAKPLLDSNDIRELVDPSLGDNYDAEEIDRAVLTASLCIEQSPILRPKMSQVVILLRGDEDNAQSVKESQKQTHRRTYSEELFDAQEYNSTRYLSDISRFKEIALGS; the protein is encoded by the exons ATGCATGTATG GAACAATGCTAATGATTCTAGCAATGTACCTCAGAAAAAATCGCAAAATGAGATTGTTCTGGTAGCACATAAGAAACAATCTAAAATGCTTACATCCTCTGCTTCAGCCTGCG ACCTGAGATTTTCAGATGTGAATAATGGGAGCTTAGATGCATCATCTCCTAGAGGAGTTTTAGATTCCTGCTTTAGAGGCTCAGAATCTGAAGCTTCTTTTAAGGAAAATACTACACAATCAGAATCTCCTTCAAAATCACGGGCACTTACTAACTGGAGCAGATTCTTCAAGTTatggaagaaaaaatcaaccaaGCACCTACGCACATTCCATCCTCTTGCCATGCCAAAGCTATCCAGAGAAAAAAGTAGGAGCACTAGAGAGGATCCAGATTTGACACATATATACAATTATAGGTCATCATTGAAGGAGTTTACCCTCTCTGAGCTCCAAActgcaacaaaaaattttagcagCG AAAATTTAATTGGAAAGGGTGGCTATGCTGAAGTTTACAAGGGTTGTTTACAGGATGGAACACTAGTAGCAGTAAAAAGACTTACCAAAGGAACCGTAGATGAGAAGACTTGTGGCTTTTTATGCGAGATTGGTATCATAGCCTATGTAGACCATCCAAATACTGCTAAATTGGTTGGGTGTGATAGTGACGGAATTCACCTTGTCTTTCAATTGTCTCCACTGGGGAGTCTAGCATCTATTCTTCATG GTTCAAAGGATAAACCAGATTGGAGCAAAAGATATCGAATTGCTCTGGGGACAGCAAATGGTCTTACATATCTTCACGAGGGTTGTCAAAAGCGAATTATTCATAGAGATATTAAGGCTGATAATATTCTGCTCACCGAGGATTATGAGCCTCAG ATTTGTGATTTTGGACTTGCGAAGTGGCTGCCAAGACAGTGGACTCACCACAACGTATCAAAATTTGAGGGCACATTCGG CTATTTTGCTCCTGAATACTTCATGCACGGCATAGTTGATGAGAAAACAGATGTTTATTCATTTGGGGTCCTGCTTTTAGAGCTCATAACAGGACGCCGAGCTGTTGATCATTTACAGCAAAGTGTTGTGATATGG GCAAAGCCTTTGCTTGATAGCAATGATATTAGGGAGCTCGTAGATCCTTCTCTTGGCGATAATTACGACGCTGAAGAGATAGATCGAGCAGTTTTGACTGCTTCTTTGTGCATTGAGCAGTCTCCTATTCTCCGTCCTAAAATGAGTCAG GTTGTGATTCTGCTTAGAGGTGACGAAGACAATGCGCAGAGTGTGAAAGAAAGCCAAAAGCAAACTCATCGGAGAACTTACTCGGAAGAACTTTTTGATGCACAAGAATACAACTCAACAAGGTACCTAAGTGATATCAGTCGATTCAAGGAGATTGCGTTAGGTTCTTGA
- the LOC112498235 gene encoding receptor-like cytosolic serine/threonine-protein kinase RBK2 isoform X4 — translation MIMGNGNCGKAAKQWYACVLHVFSFGNNANDSSNVPQKKSQNEIVLVAHKKQSKMLTSSASACDLRFSDVNNGSLDASSPRGVLDSCFRGSESEASFKENTTQSESPSKSRALTNWSRFFKLWKKKSTKHLRTFHPLAMPKLSREKSRSTREDPDLTHIYNYRSSLKEFTLSELQTATKNFSSENLIGKGGYAEVYKGCLQDGTLVAVKRLTKGTVDEKTCGFLCEIGIIAYVDHPNTAKLVGCDSDGIHLVFQLSPLGSLASILHGSKDKPDWSKRYRIALGTANGLTYLHEGCQKRIIHRDIKADNILLTEDYEPQICDFGLAKWLPRQWTHHNVSKFEGTFGYFAPEYFMHGIVDEKTDVYSFGVLLLELITGRRAVDHLQQSVVIWVVILLRGDEDNAQSVKESQKQTHRRTYSEELFDAQEYNSTRYLSDISRFKEIALGS, via the exons ATGATCATGGGAAATGGTAATTGTGGTAAAGCGGCTAAACAATGGTATGCATGTGTTCTTCATGTTTTCTCATTTGG GAACAATGCTAATGATTCTAGCAATGTACCTCAGAAAAAATCGCAAAATGAGATTGTTCTGGTAGCACATAAGAAACAATCTAAAATGCTTACATCCTCTGCTTCAGCCTGCG ACCTGAGATTTTCAGATGTGAATAATGGGAGCTTAGATGCATCATCTCCTAGAGGAGTTTTAGATTCCTGCTTTAGAGGCTCAGAATCTGAAGCTTCTTTTAAGGAAAATACTACACAATCAGAATCTCCTTCAAAATCACGGGCACTTACTAACTGGAGCAGATTCTTCAAGTTatggaagaaaaaatcaaccaaGCACCTACGCACATTCCATCCTCTTGCCATGCCAAAGCTATCCAGAGAAAAAAGTAGGAGCACTAGAGAGGATCCAGATTTGACACATATATACAATTATAGGTCATCATTGAAGGAGTTTACCCTCTCTGAGCTCCAAActgcaacaaaaaattttagcagCG AAAATTTAATTGGAAAGGGTGGCTATGCTGAAGTTTACAAGGGTTGTTTACAGGATGGAACACTAGTAGCAGTAAAAAGACTTACCAAAGGAACCGTAGATGAGAAGACTTGTGGCTTTTTATGCGAGATTGGTATCATAGCCTATGTAGACCATCCAAATACTGCTAAATTGGTTGGGTGTGATAGTGACGGAATTCACCTTGTCTTTCAATTGTCTCCACTGGGGAGTCTAGCATCTATTCTTCATG GTTCAAAGGATAAACCAGATTGGAGCAAAAGATATCGAATTGCTCTGGGGACAGCAAATGGTCTTACATATCTTCACGAGGGTTGTCAAAAGCGAATTATTCATAGAGATATTAAGGCTGATAATATTCTGCTCACCGAGGATTATGAGCCTCAG ATTTGTGATTTTGGACTTGCGAAGTGGCTGCCAAGACAGTGGACTCACCACAACGTATCAAAATTTGAGGGCACATTCGG CTATTTTGCTCCTGAATACTTCATGCACGGCATAGTTGATGAGAAAACAGATGTTTATTCATTTGGGGTCCTGCTTTTAGAGCTCATAACAGGACGCCGAGCTGTTGATCATTTACAGCAAAGTGTTGTGATATGG GTTGTGATTCTGCTTAGAGGTGACGAAGACAATGCGCAGAGTGTGAAAGAAAGCCAAAAGCAAACTCATCGGAGAACTTACTCGGAAGAACTTTTTGATGCACAAGAATACAACTCAACAAGGTACCTAAGTGATATCAGTCGATTCAAGGAGATTGCGTTAGGTTCTTGA
- the LOC112498235 gene encoding receptor-like cytosolic serine/threonine-protein kinase RBK2 isoform X1: MIMGNGNCGKAAKQWYACVLHVFSFGNNANDSSNVPQKKSQNEIVLVAHKKQSKMLTSSASACDLRFSDVNNGSLDASSPRGVLDSCFRGSESEASFKENTTQSESPSKSRALTNWSRFFKLWKKKSTKHLRTFHPLAMPKLSREKSRSTREDPDLTHIYNYRSSLKEFTLSELQTATKNFSSENLIGKGGYAEVYKGCLQDGTLVAVKRLTKGTVDEKTCGFLCEIGIIAYVDHPNTAKLVGCDSDGIHLVFQLSPLGSLASILHGSKDKPDWSKRYRIALGTANGLTYLHEGCQKRIIHRDIKADNILLTEDYEPQICDFGLAKWLPRQWTHHNVSKFEGTFGYFAPEYFMHGIVDEKTDVYSFGVLLLELITGRRAVDHLQQSVVIWAKPLLDSNDIRELVDPSLGDNYDAEEIDRAVLTASLCIEQSPILRPKMSQVVILLRGDEDNAQSVKESQKQTHRRTYSEELFDAQEYNSTRYLSDISRFKEIALGS, encoded by the exons ATGATCATGGGAAATGGTAATTGTGGTAAAGCGGCTAAACAATGGTATGCATGTGTTCTTCATGTTTTCTCATTTGG GAACAATGCTAATGATTCTAGCAATGTACCTCAGAAAAAATCGCAAAATGAGATTGTTCTGGTAGCACATAAGAAACAATCTAAAATGCTTACATCCTCTGCTTCAGCCTGCG ACCTGAGATTTTCAGATGTGAATAATGGGAGCTTAGATGCATCATCTCCTAGAGGAGTTTTAGATTCCTGCTTTAGAGGCTCAGAATCTGAAGCTTCTTTTAAGGAAAATACTACACAATCAGAATCTCCTTCAAAATCACGGGCACTTACTAACTGGAGCAGATTCTTCAAGTTatggaagaaaaaatcaaccaaGCACCTACGCACATTCCATCCTCTTGCCATGCCAAAGCTATCCAGAGAAAAAAGTAGGAGCACTAGAGAGGATCCAGATTTGACACATATATACAATTATAGGTCATCATTGAAGGAGTTTACCCTCTCTGAGCTCCAAActgcaacaaaaaattttagcagCG AAAATTTAATTGGAAAGGGTGGCTATGCTGAAGTTTACAAGGGTTGTTTACAGGATGGAACACTAGTAGCAGTAAAAAGACTTACCAAAGGAACCGTAGATGAGAAGACTTGTGGCTTTTTATGCGAGATTGGTATCATAGCCTATGTAGACCATCCAAATACTGCTAAATTGGTTGGGTGTGATAGTGACGGAATTCACCTTGTCTTTCAATTGTCTCCACTGGGGAGTCTAGCATCTATTCTTCATG GTTCAAAGGATAAACCAGATTGGAGCAAAAGATATCGAATTGCTCTGGGGACAGCAAATGGTCTTACATATCTTCACGAGGGTTGTCAAAAGCGAATTATTCATAGAGATATTAAGGCTGATAATATTCTGCTCACCGAGGATTATGAGCCTCAG ATTTGTGATTTTGGACTTGCGAAGTGGCTGCCAAGACAGTGGACTCACCACAACGTATCAAAATTTGAGGGCACATTCGG CTATTTTGCTCCTGAATACTTCATGCACGGCATAGTTGATGAGAAAACAGATGTTTATTCATTTGGGGTCCTGCTTTTAGAGCTCATAACAGGACGCCGAGCTGTTGATCATTTACAGCAAAGTGTTGTGATATGG GCAAAGCCTTTGCTTGATAGCAATGATATTAGGGAGCTCGTAGATCCTTCTCTTGGCGATAATTACGACGCTGAAGAGATAGATCGAGCAGTTTTGACTGCTTCTTTGTGCATTGAGCAGTCTCCTATTCTCCGTCCTAAAATGAGTCAG GTTGTGATTCTGCTTAGAGGTGACGAAGACAATGCGCAGAGTGTGAAAGAAAGCCAAAAGCAAACTCATCGGAGAACTTACTCGGAAGAACTTTTTGATGCACAAGAATACAACTCAACAAGGTACCTAAGTGATATCAGTCGATTCAAGGAGATTGCGTTAGGTTCTTGA
- the LOC112498235 gene encoding receptor-like cytosolic serine/threonine-protein kinase RBK2 isoform X2, translating to MIMGNGNCGKAAKQWNNANDSSNVPQKKSQNEIVLVAHKKQSKMLTSSASACDLRFSDVNNGSLDASSPRGVLDSCFRGSESEASFKENTTQSESPSKSRALTNWSRFFKLWKKKSTKHLRTFHPLAMPKLSREKSRSTREDPDLTHIYNYRSSLKEFTLSELQTATKNFSSENLIGKGGYAEVYKGCLQDGTLVAVKRLTKGTVDEKTCGFLCEIGIIAYVDHPNTAKLVGCDSDGIHLVFQLSPLGSLASILHGSKDKPDWSKRYRIALGTANGLTYLHEGCQKRIIHRDIKADNILLTEDYEPQICDFGLAKWLPRQWTHHNVSKFEGTFGYFAPEYFMHGIVDEKTDVYSFGVLLLELITGRRAVDHLQQSVVIWAKPLLDSNDIRELVDPSLGDNYDAEEIDRAVLTASLCIEQSPILRPKMSQVVILLRGDEDNAQSVKESQKQTHRRTYSEELFDAQEYNSTRYLSDISRFKEIALGS from the exons ATGATCATGGGAAATGGTAATTGTGGTAAAGCGGCTAAACAATG GAACAATGCTAATGATTCTAGCAATGTACCTCAGAAAAAATCGCAAAATGAGATTGTTCTGGTAGCACATAAGAAACAATCTAAAATGCTTACATCCTCTGCTTCAGCCTGCG ACCTGAGATTTTCAGATGTGAATAATGGGAGCTTAGATGCATCATCTCCTAGAGGAGTTTTAGATTCCTGCTTTAGAGGCTCAGAATCTGAAGCTTCTTTTAAGGAAAATACTACACAATCAGAATCTCCTTCAAAATCACGGGCACTTACTAACTGGAGCAGATTCTTCAAGTTatggaagaaaaaatcaaccaaGCACCTACGCACATTCCATCCTCTTGCCATGCCAAAGCTATCCAGAGAAAAAAGTAGGAGCACTAGAGAGGATCCAGATTTGACACATATATACAATTATAGGTCATCATTGAAGGAGTTTACCCTCTCTGAGCTCCAAActgcaacaaaaaattttagcagCG AAAATTTAATTGGAAAGGGTGGCTATGCTGAAGTTTACAAGGGTTGTTTACAGGATGGAACACTAGTAGCAGTAAAAAGACTTACCAAAGGAACCGTAGATGAGAAGACTTGTGGCTTTTTATGCGAGATTGGTATCATAGCCTATGTAGACCATCCAAATACTGCTAAATTGGTTGGGTGTGATAGTGACGGAATTCACCTTGTCTTTCAATTGTCTCCACTGGGGAGTCTAGCATCTATTCTTCATG GTTCAAAGGATAAACCAGATTGGAGCAAAAGATATCGAATTGCTCTGGGGACAGCAAATGGTCTTACATATCTTCACGAGGGTTGTCAAAAGCGAATTATTCATAGAGATATTAAGGCTGATAATATTCTGCTCACCGAGGATTATGAGCCTCAG ATTTGTGATTTTGGACTTGCGAAGTGGCTGCCAAGACAGTGGACTCACCACAACGTATCAAAATTTGAGGGCACATTCGG CTATTTTGCTCCTGAATACTTCATGCACGGCATAGTTGATGAGAAAACAGATGTTTATTCATTTGGGGTCCTGCTTTTAGAGCTCATAACAGGACGCCGAGCTGTTGATCATTTACAGCAAAGTGTTGTGATATGG GCAAAGCCTTTGCTTGATAGCAATGATATTAGGGAGCTCGTAGATCCTTCTCTTGGCGATAATTACGACGCTGAAGAGATAGATCGAGCAGTTTTGACTGCTTCTTTGTGCATTGAGCAGTCTCCTATTCTCCGTCCTAAAATGAGTCAG GTTGTGATTCTGCTTAGAGGTGACGAAGACAATGCGCAGAGTGTGAAAGAAAGCCAAAAGCAAACTCATCGGAGAACTTACTCGGAAGAACTTTTTGATGCACAAGAATACAACTCAACAAGGTACCTAAGTGATATCAGTCGATTCAAGGAGATTGCGTTAGGTTCTTGA
- the LOC112498235 gene encoding receptor-like cytosolic serine/threonine-protein kinase RBK2 isoform X5, which produces MLTSSASACDLRFSDVNNGSLDASSPRGVLDSCFRGSESEASFKENTTQSESPSKSRALTNWSRFFKLWKKKSTKHLRTFHPLAMPKLSREKSRSTREDPDLTHIYNYRSSLKEFTLSELQTATKNFSSENLIGKGGYAEVYKGCLQDGTLVAVKRLTKGTVDEKTCGFLCEIGIIAYVDHPNTAKLVGCDSDGIHLVFQLSPLGSLASILHGSKDKPDWSKRYRIALGTANGLTYLHEGCQKRIIHRDIKADNILLTEDYEPQICDFGLAKWLPRQWTHHNVSKFEGTFGYFAPEYFMHGIVDEKTDVYSFGVLLLELITGRRAVDHLQQSVVIWAKPLLDSNDIRELVDPSLGDNYDAEEIDRAVLTASLCIEQSPILRPKMSQVVILLRGDEDNAQSVKESQKQTHRRTYSEELFDAQEYNSTRYLSDISRFKEIALGS; this is translated from the exons ATGCTTACATCCTCTGCTTCAGCCTGCG ACCTGAGATTTTCAGATGTGAATAATGGGAGCTTAGATGCATCATCTCCTAGAGGAGTTTTAGATTCCTGCTTTAGAGGCTCAGAATCTGAAGCTTCTTTTAAGGAAAATACTACACAATCAGAATCTCCTTCAAAATCACGGGCACTTACTAACTGGAGCAGATTCTTCAAGTTatggaagaaaaaatcaaccaaGCACCTACGCACATTCCATCCTCTTGCCATGCCAAAGCTATCCAGAGAAAAAAGTAGGAGCACTAGAGAGGATCCAGATTTGACACATATATACAATTATAGGTCATCATTGAAGGAGTTTACCCTCTCTGAGCTCCAAActgcaacaaaaaattttagcagCG AAAATTTAATTGGAAAGGGTGGCTATGCTGAAGTTTACAAGGGTTGTTTACAGGATGGAACACTAGTAGCAGTAAAAAGACTTACCAAAGGAACCGTAGATGAGAAGACTTGTGGCTTTTTATGCGAGATTGGTATCATAGCCTATGTAGACCATCCAAATACTGCTAAATTGGTTGGGTGTGATAGTGACGGAATTCACCTTGTCTTTCAATTGTCTCCACTGGGGAGTCTAGCATCTATTCTTCATG GTTCAAAGGATAAACCAGATTGGAGCAAAAGATATCGAATTGCTCTGGGGACAGCAAATGGTCTTACATATCTTCACGAGGGTTGTCAAAAGCGAATTATTCATAGAGATATTAAGGCTGATAATATTCTGCTCACCGAGGATTATGAGCCTCAG ATTTGTGATTTTGGACTTGCGAAGTGGCTGCCAAGACAGTGGACTCACCACAACGTATCAAAATTTGAGGGCACATTCGG CTATTTTGCTCCTGAATACTTCATGCACGGCATAGTTGATGAGAAAACAGATGTTTATTCATTTGGGGTCCTGCTTTTAGAGCTCATAACAGGACGCCGAGCTGTTGATCATTTACAGCAAAGTGTTGTGATATGG GCAAAGCCTTTGCTTGATAGCAATGATATTAGGGAGCTCGTAGATCCTTCTCTTGGCGATAATTACGACGCTGAAGAGATAGATCGAGCAGTTTTGACTGCTTCTTTGTGCATTGAGCAGTCTCCTATTCTCCGTCCTAAAATGAGTCAG GTTGTGATTCTGCTTAGAGGTGACGAAGACAATGCGCAGAGTGTGAAAGAAAGCCAAAAGCAAACTCATCGGAGAACTTACTCGGAAGAACTTTTTGATGCACAAGAATACAACTCAACAAGGTACCTAAGTGATATCAGTCGATTCAAGGAGATTGCGTTAGGTTCTTGA